Proteins encoded in a region of the Marinococcus sp. PL1-022 genome:
- the qoxB gene encoding cytochrome aa3 quinol oxidase subunit I: MWDFIWNDFLVTGEPIIYGAMASIVLATVGIVFVLTYFKLWKWLWDEYLTTVDHKKIGIMYIIAALAMLFRGGVDALMMRTQLALPNMNFLNSVHYNEIFTTHGTVMILFMAMPFIIGLMNVAVPLQIGARDVAFPFLNAFSFWTFFFGAMLFNISFVIGGSPSAGWTSYVPMAGPELSPEINQNYYLLALQLSGIGTLATGINFLVTILRMRAPGMTLMKMPIFTWSALITSIIIIFAFPILTIALALMTLDRIFGTHFFTLAGEGMPMMWANLFWLWGHPEVYIVILPAFGVFSEVISTFARKQLFGYKAMVYAMCVIAGLSFVVWVHHFFTMGAGAGVNSLFSITTMLIAVPTGIKIFNWLGTMYKGRIRFNVPMLWALAFIPNFTIGGVTGVMLGMASADYQYHNTYFLIAHFHYVLIAGTLFGMFAGLTYWYPKMFGHKMNEKIGKISFWFTVIGFNITFLPQFFLGLMGMPRRTYTIEPEWMPLNLLSTAGAFILATGFVIFTFNIYYSARYEPREKTGDAWDGRSLEWATTTPVPHYNFATIPYVNSHEAYWDMKETGATTYDESKLEPIHMPSYKGLPIIMSAIMFMASFGLVWHWFWLAIPGLLGVIICMVIRSFDFDEGYHVPIDEIKRTEEQARGRKE; this comes from the coding sequence TTGTGGGATTTTATATGGAATGACTTTCTTGTCACCGGAGAACCTATTATTTACGGGGCGATGGCCTCCATCGTCCTCGCTACAGTAGGTATTGTGTTTGTCCTGACGTATTTCAAGCTATGGAAATGGCTTTGGGATGAATATCTGACAACGGTGGACCACAAGAAAATTGGTATCATGTATATTATCGCAGCGCTTGCTATGCTGTTCCGCGGCGGGGTCGACGCCCTGATGATGAGAACGCAGCTTGCACTTCCCAATATGAATTTCCTGAATTCCGTGCACTATAATGAAATTTTCACGACGCACGGAACAGTCATGATTCTATTCATGGCGATGCCGTTTATTATCGGGCTGATGAACGTTGCGGTTCCGCTTCAAATAGGCGCCCGGGACGTAGCTTTCCCGTTTTTGAACGCCTTTAGCTTTTGGACATTTTTCTTTGGGGCAATGCTGTTTAACATTTCCTTTGTTATCGGTGGTTCCCCGAGCGCTGGCTGGACCAGCTATGTACCGATGGCAGGACCGGAGCTGAGCCCGGAGATTAACCAGAACTACTATTTATTAGCACTGCAGCTCTCTGGTATCGGGACGCTTGCCACAGGGATTAACTTCCTTGTTACGATCCTGCGGATGCGTGCACCTGGCATGACCCTGATGAAGATGCCTATCTTCACATGGTCTGCATTGATTACATCAATTATTATTATCTTCGCCTTTCCAATTTTGACAATTGCACTGGCTTTGATGACGCTTGACCGGATCTTTGGCACTCACTTCTTTACATTAGCCGGTGAAGGCATGCCAATGATGTGGGCCAACCTGTTCTGGCTCTGGGGACACCCGGAGGTTTACATTGTTATTCTGCCAGCGTTCGGGGTTTTCTCGGAAGTTATCTCAACGTTTGCCAGAAAACAGCTGTTTGGCTACAAAGCGATGGTTTACGCTATGTGTGTCATCGCAGGGCTGAGCTTTGTCGTATGGGTGCACCACTTCTTTACGATGGGCGCCGGAGCAGGAGTTAACTCTCTTTTCTCCATCACGACGATGCTGATTGCTGTTCCTACCGGGATCAAGATATTCAACTGGCTTGGGACGATGTATAAGGGGCGTATCAGATTTAACGTGCCGATGCTGTGGGCGCTTGCCTTTATACCGAACTTTACCATCGGCGGTGTTACCGGGGTAATGCTTGGTATGGCTTCTGCGGACTACCAGTATCACAACACCTACTTCCTGATTGCCCACTTCCACTACGTGCTGATTGCCGGGACTTTGTTTGGAATGTTTGCAGGGCTTACGTACTGGTACCCGAAAATGTTTGGACACAAAATGAACGAAAAAATAGGGAAAATCAGCTTCTGGTTTACGGTTATCGGGTTTAATATTACGTTTCTTCCGCAGTTTTTCCTCGGCCTTATGGGGATGCCGCGCCGGACGTACACGATTGAACCGGAATGGATGCCGCTTAACCTGCTGTCTACTGCCGGAGCCTTTATTCTCGCCACAGGGTTTGTAATATTCACGTTTAACATTTATTACAGCGCCCGTTACGAGCCGCGGGAAAAAACAGGAGACGCCTGGGACGGCCGTTCGCTCGAATGGGCAACGACCACGCCAGTCCCGCACTACAATTTCGCTACAATTCCATATGTGAACAGCCACGAAGCATACTGGGACATGAAGGAAACAGGCGCGACCACCTACGATGAGTCGAAGCTCGAGCCGATTCACATGCCTAGCTACAAAGGGCTGCCGATTATCATGTCAGCCATTATGTTTATGGCAAGCTTTGGACTTGTGTGGCATTGGTTCTGGCTCGCCATTCCAGGACTCCTCGGGGTTATTATCTGCATGGTTATTCGCTCCTTCGACTTTGATGAAGGGTATCACGTCCCTATTGATGAAATTAAACGTACTGAGGAGCAGGCAAGGGGGCGTAAAGAATGA
- the qoxA gene encoding cytochrome aa3 quinol oxidase subunit II, whose product MKNLVSWFKRLFMVPGLFALLLVASGCSGITVLDPKGPVARTQQELIIFSITLMSVIVIVVFVLFFYMIIRFRERPNWTDKDYDPHQHGNTTLEIIWTVIPFIIVAALSVPTVTSLYALESPPEETNDQEPLVIHADTSNWKWYFSYPEQDIETVNYLHIPENRPIEFKLASADSMTALWIPALGGQKYNMAGMQNTLYLQADEEGEFAGRNANYNGSGFAEHTFTVTSESEEEFNQWVSDVQNNAPEMTKDRFDQYLEPGLAQEAEYSSTHLEYVDFGMNSGRSYITDLYGGNLGEQLHLEGGEGGPWEEE is encoded by the coding sequence TTGAAAAACTTAGTTTCCTGGTTCAAACGACTGTTTATGGTACCAGGGTTGTTTGCTTTGCTGCTCGTCGCCAGCGGCTGCAGCGGTATTACAGTTTTGGATCCTAAAGGGCCGGTGGCCAGAACCCAGCAGGAACTCATTATTTTTTCTATTACACTGATGTCCGTCATTGTCATTGTTGTTTTTGTGCTATTTTTCTACATGATTATCCGGTTTAGGGAACGCCCGAACTGGACAGACAAGGACTATGACCCTCACCAGCACGGAAACACCACACTTGAGATAATCTGGACGGTTATTCCATTTATTATTGTAGCAGCTCTTTCAGTCCCTACAGTGACCTCTCTATATGCATTGGAGAGCCCGCCGGAAGAGACAAATGATCAGGAGCCGCTAGTAATACATGCCGATACCTCCAACTGGAAATGGTATTTCAGTTATCCGGAGCAAGACATTGAAACGGTTAACTACTTACACATACCGGAGAATCGCCCGATCGAATTTAAGCTGGCGTCTGCTGATTCGATGACTGCGCTTTGGATACCGGCACTTGGCGGCCAGAAATATAACATGGCCGGCATGCAGAACACACTGTACCTCCAGGCAGATGAAGAAGGCGAATTTGCAGGACGCAATGCGAACTACAACGGTTCCGGCTTTGCTGAGCATACATTCACAGTTACTTCTGAAAGTGAAGAAGAGTTCAATCAATGGGTAAGTGATGTTCAAAACAATGCCCCGGAAATGACTAAGGACCGTTTTGACCAGTACCTCGAGCCAGGCCTTGCCCAGGAAGCGGAATACTCCAGCACGCATTTAGAGTATGTAGACTTTGGCATGAACTCAGGCAGAAGCTATATTACTGATCTTTACGGTGGCAATCTTGGGGAACAGCTTCACCTTGAAGGCGGCGAAGGCGGCCCCTGGGAAGAGGAATAA
- a CDS encoding class I SAM-dependent methyltransferase — MKEPSLEEIRASEKEYHRQYYKQHDLFEKGTWMKKPASRIINALDRIRKGGDVRLLDLGCGIGRNSIPAARQFQEEGCEVTCVDFLDEAISQLKDYAREYGVDQEIKPVKQAIEEYIPKREYFDGIIAVSSIEHVPDEKTFWNLIDNLQKGTAEGGVHAFLINTGIHETDTETSEQLPAKMEVNFDTEDIIQKLSRRYEDWTVHKLESEAQSFTTYREDRKVLINSNMLLLEAVKERA, encoded by the coding sequence ATGAAAGAGCCAAGTTTAGAGGAAATCCGGGCTTCGGAAAAGGAATATCACCGCCAGTACTATAAGCAGCACGACTTATTTGAAAAAGGCACCTGGATGAAAAAGCCAGCCTCCCGTATTATCAATGCCCTCGACCGAATTCGCAAAGGGGGAGACGTCCGACTGCTTGACCTTGGCTGCGGCATCGGCCGTAACAGCATACCGGCCGCCAGGCAGTTTCAGGAGGAAGGCTGTGAAGTTACGTGCGTGGATTTTTTAGATGAAGCCATCAGCCAGTTAAAGGATTACGCCAGGGAATACGGCGTGGATCAGGAAATTAAACCGGTAAAGCAGGCAATAGAAGAATACATCCCGAAAAGGGAGTATTTTGACGGCATTATAGCAGTTTCAAGCATCGAACACGTCCCCGATGAAAAAACCTTCTGGAATTTAATCGATAACCTCCAAAAGGGCACGGCTGAGGGCGGCGTGCATGCGTTTTTGATAAACACCGGTATTCATGAAACAGACACGGAAACAAGCGAGCAGCTGCCGGCAAAAATGGAAGTGAATTTCGATACAGAGGATATTATTCAAAAGCTTTCCCGCCGGTACGAAGACTGGACGGTGCATAAGCTGGAGAGCGAGGCACAATCGTTTACAACGTACCGGGAAGACCGGAAAGTGCTTATTAACTCAAATATGCTTCTGCTTGAAGCAGTAAAGGAACGGGCCTGA
- a CDS encoding MogA/MoaB family molybdenum cofactor biosynthesis protein, translated as MATEEHKEQAEKKIQCAVITVSDTRTEETDKSGRRIHELLESHGHEVCFYSIVTDEQASITNCLNEALIHPEAEAVLINGGTGIADRDITIETVEPRFDKAIVGFGELFRYLSYVEDIGSSAILSRAAAGIIDHKPVFTMPGSSGAVKLAMEKLIIPELPHVVWEATKQRDL; from the coding sequence ATGGCGACAGAAGAACATAAGGAGCAGGCGGAGAAAAAGATTCAATGCGCTGTTATTACCGTGAGCGATACGAGAACGGAAGAAACGGATAAAAGCGGCCGCCGCATTCATGAGCTGCTCGAATCCCACGGCCACGAGGTTTGTTTTTATTCGATAGTTACAGATGAACAGGCATCGATCACCAATTGTTTGAATGAAGCGCTCATTCATCCGGAGGCGGAAGCGGTGCTGATCAACGGCGGGACGGGAATCGCCGACCGGGACATTACCATCGAAACCGTAGAGCCCAGGTTTGATAAAGCAATTGTTGGGTTTGGCGAGCTGTTCCGCTACCTGAGCTACGTGGAAGATATCGGTTCTTCGGCGATTTTATCAAGAGCTGCGGCCGGCATTATCGATCACAAGCCGGTGTTTACGATGCCGGGGTCCTCGGGCGCTGTAAAGCTTGCGATGGAAAAGCTGATTATCCCTGAGCTTCCTCACGTAGTGTGGGAGGCTACAAAGCAGCGGGATTTGTAA
- the moaA gene encoding GTP 3',8-cyclase MoaA yields the protein MTNVTDQLNRPLRDLRISVIDQCNFRCTYCMPAEIFGPDFEFMGQDERLSFDEIVRVSSLFAGLGVEKLRLTGGEPLLRKNMPELIRRLTEIEGIKDIALTTNGVMLPAQAEKLKAAGLQRVNISLDALDDEVFASINGRKTGSKPVLKGIEAAKKAGLTVKVNTVVKKGMNEEQILPMAMYFKQRGVNLRFIEFMDVGSTNGWNFGSVVTKKDIIDTIHQTFPIEPVDPGYYGEVADRYRYKDGSGEVGVISSVTESFCSTCTRARISADGKLFTCLFATEGYDLRNQLRSGDSDETIFNSIAGIWGRRTDRYSEERTEETARNRKRIEMSYIGG from the coding sequence ATGACCAATGTAACTGACCAGTTAAACCGTCCCCTTCGTGACCTGCGTATTTCCGTTATAGATCAATGCAACTTCCGGTGTACCTACTGCATGCCGGCAGAAATTTTCGGCCCGGATTTTGAATTTATGGGCCAGGACGAGCGGCTCTCCTTTGATGAAATCGTCCGGGTGTCGAGCCTGTTTGCCGGCCTTGGTGTGGAAAAGCTCCGTTTGACCGGAGGGGAACCACTGCTTCGTAAAAATATGCCCGAGCTGATCCGCCGTCTGACGGAAATCGAAGGCATTAAGGATATCGCTCTGACAACAAATGGCGTAATGCTGCCCGCCCAGGCTGAAAAATTAAAGGCTGCCGGGCTGCAGCGGGTGAACATCAGCCTCGATGCGCTCGATGATGAAGTGTTTGCAAGCATTAACGGCAGAAAAACCGGATCGAAGCCTGTACTAAAAGGCATCGAAGCAGCAAAAAAAGCAGGTCTTACTGTAAAGGTGAATACCGTAGTCAAAAAAGGAATGAATGAGGAACAGATTCTTCCAATGGCTATGTATTTTAAACAGCGCGGCGTCAACCTGCGCTTTATCGAGTTTATGGACGTGGGAAGCACCAACGGGTGGAACTTTGGGTCGGTAGTGACGAAAAAGGATATTATCGACACGATTCACCAGACGTTTCCGATTGAGCCCGTGGATCCGGGCTATTACGGTGAAGTGGCTGACCGCTACCGTTATAAGGACGGCAGCGGAGAAGTCGGCGTCATTTCGTCTGTCACGGAGTCGTTCTGCTCTACGTGCACACGGGCCAGAATCTCTGCGGACGGCAAGCTGTTTACGTGCCTGTTTGCCACCGAAGGGTATGATTTACGAAATCAGCTCCGTTCCGGGGACTCAGATGAAACGATATTTAATAGCATTGCCGGCATATGGGGCAGACGGACCGACCGTTACTCGGAAGAGCGGACCGAAGAAACGGCGCGCAACCGTAAGCGGATTGAAATGTCCTATATTGGGGGATAA
- a CDS encoding molybdenum cofactor guanylyltransferase yields MADGIILTGGMSERFGSPKAFAVWKEGYFYERAIQALHSEVKTIWLISHPSFAGRIKAGEQVNIKEDLPPHKEKGPLAGLFTGLSYTKEEWVFMLPVDMPLITAEEVRFLASYITADTDAVVPEIGGRLAPACGWFRADLLSKAEAQLEAGDYRMKNVFSGNERVVDVNQAYWHPEAFENINTAQQLEELNRKVK; encoded by the coding sequence GTGGCAGATGGAATCATTCTGACCGGAGGCATGTCGGAGAGGTTTGGTTCTCCGAAGGCCTTTGCTGTCTGGAAAGAAGGCTATTTTTATGAACGGGCCATCCAGGCTCTTCATAGTGAAGTGAAAACCATCTGGCTGATTTCGCATCCGTCGTTTGCCGGGAGAATTAAAGCCGGGGAGCAGGTGAATATCAAGGAAGACCTTCCGCCTCATAAAGAAAAGGGACCGCTGGCCGGCCTTTTCACCGGCCTTTCTTACACGAAGGAAGAGTGGGTGTTTATGCTTCCGGTGGATATGCCGCTTATCACTGCGGAAGAGGTACGCTTTCTGGCTTCTTATATTACGGCGGATACAGATGCGGTCGTCCCGGAAATCGGGGGGAGACTGGCACCTGCGTGTGGATGGTTCCGTGCTGATCTGCTTTCAAAGGCAGAAGCCCAGCTTGAAGCCGGAGATTACCGCATGAAAAATGTATTCAGCGGCAATGAAAGAGTTGTGGATGTCAATCAGGCGTACTGGCATCCCGAAGCATTTGAAAATATTAATACGGCCCAGCAGCTTGAAGAGTTAAACAGAAAGGTAAAATAG
- a CDS encoding MoaD/ThiS family protein: MINVLCFAHMKDIFGGERLTINSGDIATVKDVLEHLKSTYDADISDVMTAVNEEFAEESTPVSQGDTVALIPPVSGG; the protein is encoded by the coding sequence ATGATTAATGTGTTATGCTTTGCCCACATGAAAGATATTTTTGGCGGCGAAAGGCTTACCATTAACAGTGGCGATATAGCTACTGTGAAGGATGTACTTGAGCATCTGAAATCCACGTATGATGCTGATATAAGTGACGTTATGACCGCCGTTAATGAAGAGTTTGCTGAAGAAAGCACGCCGGTCAGCCAGGGAGACACCGTAGCCCTGATTCCACCGGTCAGCGGGGGGTAA
- a CDS encoding molybdenum cofactor biosynthesis protein MoaE: MKKRFFVTSEPLSVKELAAEVTRPEAGAVVQFIGTVREFTKGRRTVYLEYEAYHSMAEKQLEAIGREVKERWPDAEAAVGHRTGELQISDAAVVIAVSTPHRKDAYEANEYIIERIKQIVPIWKKEHWEDGEQWVGDQLEQTRYPDGSPGGGNK; this comes from the coding sequence ATGAAGAAACGATTTTTCGTGACATCAGAACCGCTGTCTGTAAAAGAGCTTGCTGCTGAGGTGACTCGCCCGGAAGCAGGCGCCGTGGTGCAGTTTATCGGCACGGTCCGGGAATTTACCAAAGGCCGGCGGACGGTCTATCTGGAATACGAGGCGTACCATTCGATGGCGGAAAAGCAGCTCGAGGCGATCGGCCGGGAAGTGAAGGAACGCTGGCCGGATGCTGAAGCAGCTGTGGGCCACCGCACCGGCGAACTGCAGATTTCCGATGCGGCAGTCGTCATCGCTGTTTCGACGCCCCACCGTAAGGACGCCTATGAAGCGAATGAATACATTATTGAGCGCATTAAACAGATTGTGCCAATCTGGAAAAAGGAACACTGGGAAGACGGCGAGCAGTGGGTGGGAGATCAGCTTGAACAAACTCGGTACCCGGACGGGTCCCCAGGAGGTGGAAACAAATGA
- the mobB gene encoding molybdopterin-guanine dinucleotide biosynthesis protein B, producing the protein MTIPVLQVTGFKESGKTTLLKRWTALGKANGWRVGVLKHHGHQSVPLQPEGVDSLELKKAGAVVSGVEGAGVFQFLADMEAPDLSTLLNIYQQLPLDVILIEGYKKAPHPKVLLLRSTDDKASLEDLDNIQTAFGPGEEVNHFQDTDKADAWFEQYMRSKL; encoded by the coding sequence ATGACCATTCCGGTACTGCAGGTAACGGGATTCAAAGAAAGTGGAAAAACGACCCTGCTTAAACGCTGGACGGCGCTTGGTAAAGCAAACGGCTGGAGGGTGGGTGTATTAAAGCATCACGGCCACCAGAGCGTGCCGCTTCAGCCGGAGGGAGTCGACAGCCTGGAGCTGAAGAAGGCTGGAGCCGTAGTTTCCGGTGTGGAAGGCGCCGGGGTCTTTCAGTTCCTCGCAGATATGGAAGCGCCGGATCTTTCTACGCTGCTGAATATTTATCAACAGCTGCCGCTTGATGTTATTCTTATAGAAGGATACAAAAAAGCACCGCACCCAAAAGTACTTTTGCTTCGAAGCACAGATGATAAAGCATCCCTTGAGGATCTTGATAACATTCAAACAGCATTTGGCCCTGGAGAAGAAGTGAATCATTTTCAGGACACTGACAAAGCAGATGCATGGTTTGAACAATATATGAGGAGTAAACTATGA
- the glp gene encoding gephyrin-like molybdotransferase Glp — MVEKRTPVPVKEAIERVMENVKEGGVEEVSIHESYGRRLAETITAAHPVPPFDRSPYDGFAIRSADSRGASREQPVTFQVVEEIGAGFVSEKELEPFQAVRIMTGAKIPEQCDAVVMLELAQEGHDGTYPLMTIKREFEKDQNISFEGEDTEAGTELVPAGTWIDPGVTALLATFGYATVKVAKKPVVGVFATGTELLDVSDELEPGKIRNSNAYMMIAQLQRAGAEPEYYGKLKDELEPCYRAVRQAAEETDMVITTGGVSVGDYDLLPDVYERLGADVFFNKVAMRPGSVTTVASWEGTLLFGLSGNPSACYMGFELFVRPVIQAVMHSERPHHTMVKAELAADFSKPNPFTRFVRGSWRAEGDRLYAEPGGFNKSSAVTSLAGANACIVLPGGSRGYQQGDVVDVMLLEDNEGQKEPLA; from the coding sequence ATGGTTGAAAAACGTACGCCTGTACCGGTAAAAGAAGCAATTGAGCGCGTAATGGAGAATGTCAAAGAAGGCGGCGTGGAAGAGGTCTCCATCCACGAATCCTACGGCCGCCGGCTGGCCGAGACGATCACGGCCGCTCATCCGGTCCCGCCGTTTGACCGTTCCCCCTATGACGGGTTTGCGATTCGTTCGGCGGATTCCCGGGGAGCTTCCCGGGAGCAGCCGGTGACCTTCCAGGTAGTCGAGGAGATCGGCGCCGGTTTTGTGTCAGAAAAAGAACTGGAACCTTTTCAGGCAGTACGCATCATGACCGGGGCGAAAATTCCAGAGCAGTGTGATGCCGTTGTGATGCTTGAGCTTGCCCAGGAAGGGCATGACGGCACGTACCCGCTTATGACGATTAAGCGCGAGTTTGAAAAAGACCAAAACATCTCCTTTGAAGGAGAGGATACGGAGGCGGGCACCGAGCTCGTTCCGGCGGGCACATGGATTGATCCCGGCGTCACGGCCCTGCTTGCGACGTTTGGCTACGCCACGGTGAAGGTGGCTAAAAAGCCGGTCGTCGGCGTGTTTGCGACAGGCACGGAGCTGCTTGACGTTTCCGATGAGCTCGAGCCGGGCAAAATACGAAACAGCAATGCCTACATGATGATTGCCCAGCTGCAGCGGGCCGGCGCGGAGCCTGAATACTACGGCAAGCTGAAGGACGAACTCGAACCGTGCTACAGGGCAGTGCGCCAGGCGGCGGAGGAAACGGATATGGTCATTACGACCGGCGGGGTGTCGGTCGGGGACTATGATTTGCTACCGGACGTTTATGAACGTCTCGGGGCGGACGTATTCTTTAATAAAGTAGCCATGCGCCCCGGCAGCGTAACGACCGTTGCCAGCTGGGAAGGTACGCTGCTGTTTGGTCTTTCAGGGAATCCTTCCGCCTGCTACATGGGCTTTGAACTGTTCGTGCGCCCGGTAATTCAGGCCGTAATGCATTCTGAGCGTCCGCACCATACGATGGTGAAGGCAGAGCTCGCAGCGGATTTCTCCAAGCCGAACCCATTTACCCGTTTTGTCCGCGGCAGCTGGCGCGCAGAAGGCGACCGTTTGTATGCAGAGCCGGGAGGATTTAATAAATCGAGTGCAGTGACCTCCCTCGCCGGGGCCAATGCGTGTATCGTTCTCCCCGGGGGAAGCCGCGGGTACCAGCAGGGAGACGTGGTCGACGTGATGCTGCTTGAAGATAACGAGGGCCAGAAGGAGCCGCTCGCATGA
- the moaC gene encoding cyclic pyranopterin monophosphate synthase MoaC, with amino-acid sequence MSEFTHFNEQGRARMVDVSDKPVTSRSALAGSSIRVPEEVYLAVTQGDIKKGDVLAVAQIAGITGAKQTSTLIPMCHPLPLSNVDISFYWKTEEAYELFIEAFVKTKGSTGVEMEALTAASAAALTVYDMCKALDKGMVIGPTYLLEKTGGKSGDFQRKTSD; translated from the coding sequence ATGTCAGAATTTACGCACTTTAATGAACAGGGCCGGGCCAGAATGGTGGACGTTTCCGATAAGCCGGTGACGAGCAGAAGCGCTCTGGCCGGTTCAAGCATCCGTGTTCCCGAAGAAGTGTACCTGGCGGTTACACAGGGAGATATTAAAAAAGGCGATGTGCTCGCCGTCGCCCAAATCGCAGGAATTACCGGTGCCAAACAGACATCCACCCTCATACCAATGTGCCACCCGCTCCCTTTAAGTAACGTGGACATCAGCTTTTACTGGAAAACAGAAGAAGCCTATGAACTGTTTATTGAAGCATTTGTTAAAACGAAGGGAAGCACAGGGGTGGAAATGGAAGCATTAACCGCAGCATCCGCCGCTGCTTTAACCGTGTATGATATGTGCAAAGCGCTCGATAAAGGGATGGTCATCGGCCCGACATACCTGCTTGAAAAAACCGGAGGCAAAAGCGGTGACTTTCAACGGAAAACGAGTGATTAA
- the modB gene encoding molybdate ABC transporter permease subunit, translated as MFWFPIQLSLLTASIAAVLVFIAGAMLGRVFAVRNFRGKLAAETCLMLPLVLPPSVTGFLLIIVFGTNSWIGSVYEQVFQNSIIFTPVAAVVAAAVVAFPLMFQSAKTGYGSIDPNIEAAARVDGAGEWRVFINIAMPLAGRALMTGFVLSFTRALGEFGATLMFAGNIPGVTQTMPTAIYVAIESNQMNLAYTYVGISIFISFLLLGLTYLLNRER; from the coding sequence ATGTTTTGGTTTCCCATACAGCTGTCTCTGCTGACAGCAAGCATTGCAGCGGTCCTTGTTTTCATTGCCGGCGCGATGCTTGGAAGAGTTTTTGCCGTCAGAAATTTCCGGGGGAAGCTGGCCGCGGAAACGTGCCTGATGCTTCCGCTCGTGCTGCCGCCATCGGTGACCGGCTTTTTGCTTATTATTGTTTTTGGAACAAACAGCTGGATTGGCAGCGTATATGAGCAGGTGTTTCAAAATTCGATTATCTTCACGCCGGTTGCTGCCGTTGTAGCCGCGGCGGTCGTTGCGTTCCCTTTAATGTTTCAGTCGGCAAAAACCGGATACGGTTCAATTGACCCCAATATTGAAGCCGCTGCAAGAGTGGACGGAGCGGGAGAGTGGCGCGTGTTTATCAACATTGCCATGCCTCTTGCCGGCCGTGCGCTCATGACAGGGTTTGTGCTCAGTTTTACGAGAGCTCTGGGGGAGTTCGGAGCTACGCTGATGTTTGCCGGGAATATTCCAGGCGTTACACAAACGATGCCGACGGCCATTTACGTGGCCATTGAGTCGAATCAAATGAACCTTGCGTATACGTACGTCGGCATCAGTATATTTATTTCCTTTCTGCTGCTCGGTTTAACCTACCTTTTAAACCGGGAACGTTAA
- the modA gene encoding molybdate ABC transporter substrate-binding protein, which produces MNWKPFVAAGAGIFLLQGCSGGPQAGQNEEQAALTVSAAASLQDALAEVQKSFANEHPDISLAFNYGGSGTLKQQIERGGPADVFLSASASHYNDLEEENKMVEAENPAFAENTLVAVVPENSEAKDLRSVLDGSGRIALATPEAAPAGKYAQEALTSMEEWEHVQERMVFAKDVRHTLTLVERSNAAVGFVYASDARGADVRVLEEIDPSLYSAIHYYGGAVAGNGNEKESREFMTYLQSNEAQDILRSYGFSDPE; this is translated from the coding sequence ATGAACTGGAAACCCTTCGTGGCAGCAGGAGCGGGTATTTTTCTTCTGCAGGGCTGCAGCGGCGGCCCGCAGGCCGGGCAGAACGAAGAGCAGGCCGCGCTGACGGTTTCAGCAGCGGCCAGCCTTCAGGACGCCCTTGCAGAGGTGCAGAAAAGCTTCGCCAATGAGCATCCGGATATCTCACTGGCCTTTAACTACGGCGGTTCTGGAACACTAAAGCAGCAGATTGAGCGCGGCGGTCCGGCAGATGTTTTTTTGTCAGCCTCCGCTTCGCACTATAACGATCTTGAAGAGGAAAATAAAATGGTGGAGGCAGAAAATCCTGCCTTTGCGGAAAATACGCTGGTGGCAGTAGTGCCTGAAAACAGTGAGGCAAAAGATCTGCGGAGCGTGCTTGATGGGAGCGGCCGGATAGCATTGGCAACGCCCGAAGCGGCTCCCGCCGGAAAATACGCTCAGGAGGCACTCACTTCGATGGAGGAATGGGAGCATGTACAGGAGCGGATGGTTTTTGCCAAAGATGTGCGGCACACGTTAACACTTGTCGAAAGAAGCAATGCAGCGGTTGGCTTTGTGTACGCCTCGGATGCGCGTGGAGCCGACGTCCGGGTTCTTGAAGAAATTGATCCTTCCCTGTACTCGGCCATTCACTATTACGGCGGAGCTGTTGCAGGGAACGGAAACGAAAAAGAAAGCCGGGAGTTTATGACATATCTGCAAAGCAACGAAGCCCAGGACATTTTGCGCTCGTACGGCTTTTCAGATCCGGAATAA